The following proteins are co-located in the Megalops cyprinoides isolate fMegCyp1 chromosome 15, fMegCyp1.pri, whole genome shotgun sequence genome:
- the calm2a gene encoding calmodulin 2a (phosphorylase kinase, delta), with amino-acid sequence MADQLTEEQIAEFKEAFSLFDKDGDGTITTKELGTVMRSLGQNPTEAELQDMINEVDADGNGTIDFPEFLTMMARKMKDTDSEEEIREAFRVFDKDGNGYISAAELRHVMTNLGEKLTDEEVDEMIREADIDGDGQVNYEEFVQMMTAK; translated from the exons gcTGATCAACTGACAGAAGAGCAGATTGCCG AATTCAAAGAGGCTTTTTCGCTATTCGACAAGGATGGTGACGGAACCATCACCACGAAAGAGCTGGGCACAGTCATGCGGTCCCTGGGCCAGAACCCCACAGAAGCTGAGCTGCAGGACATGATCAACGAGGTGGATGCTGACG GAAACGGAACAATAGACTTCCCTGAGTTTCTGACCATGATGGCGAGGAAAATGAAGGACACAGACAGCGAGGAGGAAATCAGAGAAGCATTCCGTGTCTTCGACAAG GATGGAAATGGATACATCAGTGCTGCAGAGCTGCGTCACGTGATGACAAACCTGGGGGAGAAGCTGACGGACGAGGAGGTCGACGAAATGATCAGGGAAGCAGACATTGACGGAGACGGTCAGGTCAACTACGAAG aGTTTGTACAAATGATGACAGCGAAGTGA